Proteins from a single region of bacterium:
- a CDS encoding SBBP repeat-containing protein: MMASSSRRRCTALLAPALLLLATAGAPRHARAQALVWTRTYDGGNTEDYGAAVGVGPDGSVYVAGRTGEWYDGNLFLRKYSADGAPLWTRTYDGADDRDEDWARGLAVDRWGNVYVAGQTWDAEHRQFLLLRKYSSAGTLLWSRTYRGASDAQGWDVAVAPDGTGVYVTGIAYAGFARGDDIILRKYSAQGAPLWTTFYNGTGSGYDEGHGVAVAPDGSVYVTGSTEVPGPAARLVLLKYAPSGVRQWVTLYGGPRSDFFLGGMGVAAGRDGSVYVTGDTYSATRQTDLLFQKYSKGGKLLWTKALDGESRLDRGDGVAVGPDGTVYVTGKVGTALESDNLILRRYSPWGGLRWQTIYNGDASGSDVGLGVAVGQDGSIYVSGRTSVPGQGWDLLLQKYQ; the protein is encoded by the coding sequence ATGATGGCATCGAGCTCTCGCCGCCGCTGCACCGCGCTGCTTGCCCCGGCGCTGCTCCTGCTGGCGACGGCGGGTGCACCGCGGCACGCCCGCGCACAGGCGCTCGTCTGGACCAGGACGTATGACGGCGGGAACACGGAGGATTACGGCGCCGCCGTGGGTGTCGGCCCCGACGGCAGCGTGTACGTCGCCGGCCGCACGGGCGAGTGGTACGACGGCAATCTGTTCCTGAGGAAGTACTCGGCGGACGGCGCGCCCCTCTGGACGAGGACGTACGACGGCGCCGACGACCGCGACGAGGACTGGGCGCGGGGCCTGGCGGTGGACCGCTGGGGCAACGTCTATGTCGCCGGCCAGACGTGGGACGCGGAGCACCGACAGTTCCTGCTCCTCCGGAAGTACTCTTCCGCCGGCACACTGCTTTGGTCCAGGACGTACCGCGGCGCCTCCGACGCCCAGGGCTGGGACGTCGCGGTGGCGCCGGATGGCACCGGCGTTTATGTCACCGGGATCGCCTATGCCGGCTTCGCGCGCGGTGATGACATCATCCTCCGGAAGTACTCCGCGCAAGGTGCTCCCCTCTGGACCACGTTCTACAACGGGACGGGCAGCGGTTACGACGAGGGCCACGGAGTCGCCGTCGCCCCCGACGGCAGCGTCTACGTGACCGGGTCTACGGAGGTCCCGGGCCCCGCGGCGCGGCTGGTACTGCTCAAGTACGCGCCCTCCGGCGTCCGCCAGTGGGTCACGCTGTACGGCGGGCCGAGAAGCGACTTCTTCCTCGGAGGCATGGGCGTCGCCGCCGGCCGCGACGGCAGCGTCTACGTCACGGGCGACACCTACAGCGCCACGCGGCAAACGGACCTGCTCTTCCAGAAGTACTCGAAGGGCGGGAAGCTGCTCTGGACGAAGGCCCTCGACGGCGAGAGCCGCCTCGACCGGGGAGACGGCGTGGCGGTCGGCCCGGACGGCACGGTCTACGTCACCGGCAAAGTGGGGACGGCCCTGGAATCGGACAACCTCATCCTCCGCAGATACTCACCGTGGGGCGGGCTGCGCTGGCAGACGATCTACAACGGCGATGCGAGCGGCTCGGACGTGGGCCTTGGCGTCGCGGTCGGCCAGGACGGGAGCATCTACGTGTCGGGCCGGACCTCGGTCCCCGGTCAGGGGTGGGACCTCCTGCTGCAGAAGTACCAGTAG
- the tssD gene encoding type VI secretion system tube protein TssD gives MKRFALASVVSICALLVLAGGALAADTMYMTATAAKQGQIRGSVTLKGLEGWMRVLDLDHNVISPRDPVSGLPTGRTQHKPLVVKIPLDKSGPMFINALVTNENLLSVEIAFYREMLRNGVMVPTRVGSIMLTNANVASETTVNPDDKNPAGSAALELALTYQKIQWTFGGITAMDDWMAPIATQP, from the coding sequence ATGAAGCGCTTCGCACTGGCATCGGTCGTTTCGATCTGCGCGCTGCTCGTACTCGCGGGCGGCGCCCTCGCCGCCGACACGATGTACATGACGGCGACGGCGGCCAAGCAGGGCCAGATCAGGGGCAGCGTGACGCTCAAGGGCCTGGAGGGCTGGATGAGGGTGCTCGATCTCGACCACAACGTCATCAGCCCCCGGGACCCGGTAAGCGGCCTGCCGACCGGGCGGACGCAGCACAAGCCGCTGGTCGTCAAGATCCCGCTGGACAAGTCGGGCCCCATGTTCATCAACGCCCTCGTCACCAACGAGAACCTCCTGAGCGTCGAGATCGCGTTCTACCGGGAGATGCTGAGAAACGGCGTCATGGTCCCCACCAGGGTCGGCTCCATCATGCTCACGAACGCGAACGTGGCGAGCGAGACCACCGTGAACCCGGACGACAAGAACCCGGCCGGCAGCGCCGCACTCGAGCTGGCGCTCACCTACCAGAAGATCCAGTGGACGTTCGGCGGCATCACCGCCATGGACGACTGGATGGCGCCGATCGCGACCCAGCCGTAG
- a CDS encoding Ser-Thr-rich GPI-anchored membrane family protein — MRSLRIVLTSVTLAAALVAPGMAATIYVSPDGTGDGTTPGAPASLQAALDIAKGNGQDDALLLRQGTYEGTTFTYDVTGDAADADAGLTLFGGYATDFLRYDPDPALTVLSGGGARRVLSIDARRQGRVVDVELVFLTVSDGFSADGDGGGVLGLSGVSAGQHGAITLLTYECLFLRNHVHGTSAQLSGGAVFLEGSISTENTDFIDNQANRSAAVHAQIYDWGTPALHDHALPASFTWGIFRNNTADGANGPVVMTVAGGALTMQNIDVENTTGLSSGVTETILAIEGPVKIDNCRFRGNIVDKWASAIDLLGAPAQITNTLFDGNWAGQGGVEGGGLITGWNYDYAGGVTPAEHISVVNCTFVNNKGLVQGANRSYSILDLQSPQTATFDNCIFEGNDIPAVAPRGSTYVINYSDIDGGWAANNFTSGASVVDVDPHFQAGDTDYKLNFDSPLIDAGNNDAVPAWMLYDFKGALRIFASAIDRQNPRVDMGWDEYVDYTLELTAPAWAAVWRNDGTAKSITWYCNNIGGDVNVGLWEGSFGPGPLAEEFTSALCTQEGGLGTGCLVRRKVLDIATVPCADQEASWIIPADLQPLGSYGIVITPVFYPTVERVAAVTIQQILTLTAPNGGQSVIQGSTRQITWSGSKDLAGATVRIQLYKGAALVRTIATAAPNTGSFYWKVGYAAAPGSDYRIRVSTATPFVAADSSDAPFTIAPALTLTAPNGGQFWKRGRTYTVAWTYRYSPGSAVRLDLYKAGVLNRTIAASVPIGAAGRGSYAWTIPAAQVPAGGYTVRVRSTANPNCFDVSNKAFTITR; from the coding sequence ATGCGTTCGCTGAGGATCGTGCTGACAAGCGTGACATTGGCGGCGGCACTCGTGGCCCCGGGAATGGCGGCGACCATCTACGTCTCGCCGGACGGCACGGGCGACGGCACCACACCCGGGGCGCCGGCCAGCCTGCAGGCGGCGCTCGACATCGCCAAGGGCAACGGGCAGGACGACGCGCTGCTGCTGCGGCAGGGGACGTACGAGGGGACGACCTTCACCTACGACGTGACGGGGGATGCCGCGGACGCCGACGCCGGCCTCACCCTCTTCGGCGGATACGCCACCGACTTCCTGAGGTACGATCCGGACCCCGCGCTCACCGTGCTCAGCGGCGGGGGCGCGCGGCGGGTGCTGTCGATCGACGCGCGCCGCCAGGGCCGCGTCGTGGACGTCGAGCTGGTGTTCCTCACCGTCAGCGATGGCTTCTCGGCGGACGGCGATGGCGGAGGCGTCCTCGGCCTGTCAGGCGTCTCCGCTGGACAGCACGGGGCCATCACCCTCTTGACGTACGAGTGCCTGTTCCTCCGCAACCACGTGCACGGCACGTCCGCGCAGCTCTCCGGCGGGGCCGTCTTCCTCGAGGGATCCATCAGCACCGAGAACACCGACTTCATCGACAACCAGGCCAACCGTTCCGCCGCCGTCCACGCGCAGATCTACGACTGGGGCACGCCGGCGCTGCACGACCACGCCCTGCCGGCGAGCTTCACCTGGGGAATCTTCCGGAACAACACCGCAGACGGCGCGAACGGGCCGGTCGTGATGACCGTCGCCGGCGGCGCGCTGACGATGCAGAACATCGACGTCGAGAACACGACCGGGCTCAGCTCCGGGGTGACCGAGACCATCCTCGCGATCGAAGGGCCCGTCAAGATCGACAATTGCCGGTTCCGCGGCAACATCGTGGACAAATGGGCGAGCGCCATCGACCTGCTCGGCGCGCCCGCCCAGATCACGAACACCCTGTTCGATGGCAACTGGGCCGGCCAGGGCGGCGTGGAGGGGGGAGGTCTCATCACCGGCTGGAACTACGACTACGCGGGCGGCGTGACGCCGGCGGAGCACATCTCGGTCGTCAACTGCACGTTCGTCAACAACAAGGGGCTCGTGCAGGGCGCGAACCGCTCCTACAGCATCCTCGACCTGCAGTCCCCGCAGACGGCGACCTTCGACAACTGCATCTTCGAGGGCAACGACATCCCGGCCGTGGCCCCCCGGGGGAGCACGTACGTCATCAACTACAGCGACATCGACGGGGGCTGGGCCGCCAACAACTTCACCAGCGGCGCCTCGGTCGTCGACGTGGATCCGCACTTCCAGGCGGGCGACACGGACTACAAGCTGAACTTCGACTCGCCGCTGATCGACGCGGGGAACAACGACGCGGTGCCGGCCTGGATGCTGTACGACTTCAAAGGGGCGCTGCGGATCTTCGCCAGCGCGATCGACCGGCAGAACCCGCGCGTCGACATGGGCTGGGACGAGTACGTGGACTACACGCTCGAGCTGACGGCGCCGGCGTGGGCGGCCGTCTGGCGCAACGACGGCACGGCGAAATCCATCACGTGGTACTGCAACAACATCGGCGGCGACGTGAACGTCGGCCTCTGGGAAGGCAGTTTTGGCCCCGGGCCGCTGGCGGAAGAGTTCACCTCCGCCCTCTGCACGCAGGAGGGCGGCCTTGGAACAGGCTGCCTCGTCCGGCGCAAGGTCCTGGACATCGCCACCGTCCCCTGCGCCGACCAGGAAGCCTCCTGGATCATCCCCGCGGACCTGCAGCCGTTAGGCTCCTACGGCATCGTGATCACGCCCGTCTTCTACCCGACGGTCGAGCGGGTGGCGGCGGTCACCATCCAGCAGATCCTGACGCTGACGGCGCCGAACGGCGGCCAGAGCGTCATCCAGGGCTCGACGCGCCAGATCACCTGGTCGGGGAGCAAGGACCTCGCGGGGGCGACGGTCAGGATCCAGCTCTACAAGGGGGCGGCGCTGGTGCGCACGATCGCCACGGCGGCGCCGAACACGGGGAGCTTCTACTGGAAGGTCGGCTACGCGGCGGCGCCGGGCAGCGACTACCGGATCAGGGTTTCGACGGCGACCCCGTTCGTCGCCGCCGACTCGAGCGACGCGCCGTTCACCATCGCGCCGGCGCTGACGCTGACCGCGCCCAACGGCGGGCAGTTCTGGAAGCGGGGACGAACCTACACGGTGGCGTGGACCTACCGGTACAGCCCCGGCAGCGCCGTACGGCTCGACCTCTACAAGGCGGGGGTCCTCAACCGGACCATAGCCGCGAGCGTCCCGATCGGCGCGGCGGGGAGGGGCTCGTACGCCTGGACGATCCCGGCGGCGCAGGTGCCGGCGGGGGGGTACACGGTCCGCGTGCGCAGCACGGCGAACCCGAACTGCTTCGACGTGAGCAACAAGGCGTTCACGATCACGAGGTGA
- a CDS encoding Ser-Thr-rich GPI-anchored membrane family protein has protein sequence MKKLMFAAPFLLSLVIAQGAFGANIYVSPTGTGTGTVGDPAGLQAALDTAKANAEADTLYLQAGTYAADTGFAYAVSGTDVTALTISGGWDAVYALQTADPSLSAIDGQQLRRALLLEGDGAGVNLTVTLANLTVRNGFTNAYAALPGDTGYGAGVYVRLLNGASVKLVVSGCELRDNKATDASSAGGGIYTTGDFELHDSVFVGNQSAYGGGAVYSGFTAPYTLATAPQIDGCLFEANLSAPPYGAHLFTTVSPLITDSTFKGRADGGSSGGAGVFATLDAHPVFERCRFVGNVADGWGGAIYLWDAPADVIGCLFTNNIAGYGPDGSGGTGAGGAIASDCPNLNTPHLTNIVNSTFVGNWTYGTTPGSGGAVYNRMEAMSIANSIFWDNGYFRVSTGYPYKGGAYALYNAGPGAGTISYSGFQGSLGSTNFADGGGNIPLGQPGPAFADADFRLPGSSPFIDAGSNAALPAGYDEDFDGSPRIFAVGDLEDRVVDIGWDEYVDGSLQVTDPAAGTAWFNDGTAPTISWTCSNVGGSVRLALWKGDLLTGSEIAEIAASVPCSDQTYAGYVPPADLADATDYAVTISSLYYPMIKGSSAPLATNHIRLTSPNGGQGLVQGSTYHITWQSGNLAGATIRIDLYNGATLARTITAAAPNTGTYSWKVPLTQAPGTTYRVKVSTTAPVAAEDLGDADIRILPAVTLTAPNGGQRIKRGTTYKITWTYKNNPGTYVRLDLFRGGVLSRNIVVRTSKGTFGKGFYFWTVPATQMTGTNYTIRVRSTAYTNCFDFSNAKFSITR, from the coding sequence ATGAAGAAACTGATGTTCGCGGCACCATTCCTGTTGTCACTCGTCATCGCGCAGGGAGCCTTCGGGGCGAACATCTACGTGTCCCCGACGGGCACCGGCACCGGCACCGTGGGCGATCCGGCGGGTCTGCAGGCCGCCCTCGACACCGCCAAGGCGAACGCCGAGGCTGACACCCTCTACCTGCAGGCGGGCACGTACGCGGCCGACACGGGCTTCGCCTACGCCGTCAGCGGGACCGATGTCACCGCCCTGACGATCAGCGGCGGCTGGGACGCGGTGTACGCGCTCCAGACCGCGGACCCGTCGCTCAGCGCGATCGACGGCCAGCAGCTGCGGCGAGCGTTGCTGCTCGAGGGGGATGGCGCGGGCGTGAACCTCACCGTCACGCTGGCGAACCTGACGGTCAGGAACGGCTTCACGAACGCGTACGCCGCCCTCCCCGGCGACACCGGCTACGGCGCCGGCGTCTACGTGCGGCTGCTCAACGGCGCGAGCGTCAAGCTCGTCGTCAGCGGCTGCGAGCTGCGGGACAACAAGGCGACCGACGCCAGCTCGGCCGGCGGCGGCATCTACACCACGGGCGACTTCGAGCTGCACGACAGCGTCTTCGTCGGCAACCAGTCGGCGTACGGCGGCGGGGCGGTGTACAGCGGCTTCACCGCGCCCTACACGCTGGCTACCGCGCCGCAGATCGACGGGTGTCTCTTCGAGGCGAACCTCTCCGCTCCCCCGTACGGGGCCCATCTGTTCACGACGGTGTCGCCGCTGATCACGGACTCGACGTTCAAGGGGCGGGCGGACGGCGGCTCGTCGGGCGGGGCCGGTGTCTTCGCGACTCTGGACGCTCACCCAGTGTTCGAACGGTGCAGGTTCGTGGGCAACGTGGCCGACGGCTGGGGCGGCGCCATCTACCTCTGGGATGCACCCGCGGACGTCATCGGCTGCCTCTTCACGAACAACATCGCCGGCTACGGGCCCGACGGCAGCGGCGGGACCGGCGCCGGTGGCGCGATCGCGTCCGACTGTCCCAACCTCAACACACCGCACTTGACGAACATCGTCAACAGCACGTTCGTCGGGAACTGGACCTACGGGACCACGCCGGGGTCGGGGGGCGCCGTGTACAACAGGATGGAGGCGATGAGCATCGCCAATTCCATCTTCTGGGACAACGGCTATTTCCGCGTCTCAACGGGCTATCCCTACAAGGGCGGCGCCTACGCCCTCTACAACGCCGGGCCGGGGGCCGGGACCATCAGCTACAGCGGCTTTCAGGGATCGCTGGGCTCCACGAACTTCGCCGACGGCGGCGGCAACATCCCGCTCGGTCAGCCGGGGCCCGCTTTTGCCGACGCGGACTTCCGGCTGCCCGGCTCCTCACCGTTCATCGACGCGGGGAGCAACGCCGCGCTCCCGGCGGGGTACGACGAGGACTTCGACGGGAGCCCGCGGATCTTCGCGGTCGGCGACCTGGAGGACCGGGTCGTCGACATCGGCTGGGACGAGTACGTCGACGGTTCGCTCCAGGTCACGGATCCGGCGGCGGGGACCGCCTGGTTCAACGACGGCACCGCTCCGACGATCTCGTGGACCTGTTCCAACGTCGGCGGCAGCGTCCGGCTGGCGCTCTGGAAGGGCGACCTCCTCACCGGGAGCGAGATCGCGGAGATCGCCGCGTCGGTGCCCTGCTCCGACCAGACGTACGCCGGCTACGTCCCGCCCGCGGACCTCGCGGACGCGACCGACTACGCCGTCACCATCAGCTCGCTGTACTACCCGATGATCAAGGGTTCCTCCGCGCCGCTCGCGACCAACCACATCCGCCTGACCTCGCCGAACGGGGGGCAGGGACTCGTGCAGGGGTCGACGTACCACATCACCTGGCAGAGCGGCAACCTCGCGGGCGCGACGATCCGGATCGACCTCTACAACGGGGCGACCCTCGCGCGCACCATCACCGCCGCGGCGCCGAACACGGGAACCTACTCGTGGAAGGTGCCGCTGACGCAGGCGCCCGGGACGACGTACCGCGTCAAGGTCTCGACGACCGCACCCGTCGCGGCCGAGGACCTCGGCGACGCGGACATCAGGATCCTCCCCGCGGTGACGCTCACCGCGCCCAACGGGGGGCAGAGGATCAAGCGGGGGACGACGTACAAGATCACCTGGACGTACAAGAACAACCCCGGCACCTACGTGCGGCTCGATCTGTTCAGGGGCGGCGTCCTGAGCCGGAACATCGTCGTCAGGACGTCCAAGGGCACGTTCGGCAAGGGTTTCTACTTCTGGACTGTTCCCGCGACGCAGATGACCGGCACGAACTACACGATCCGCGTCCGGAGCACCGCCTACACGAACTGCTTCGACTTCAGCAACGCGAAGTTCTCCATCACCAGGTAA